Proteins encoded in a region of the Salvelinus fontinalis isolate EN_2023a chromosome 17, ASM2944872v1, whole genome shotgun sequence genome:
- the LOC129814347 gene encoding protein wntless homolog: MAGAIIENMSTKKLVIVGVILLLFQAFSFMVGGLIAPSPTTAVHYLATKCVDAVKRHQSSRWLMPWGPNQCDKIQDFDEAMSKKIEANDIVFAVHIPLPNKEMSPWFQFMLVILQFDIAFKMYNQIEDGAVATIDVGVAYRDDMLGEWTEMAHSIEQRKLSCNFTTTKTYENEGRYYECDLLPFMELGNVAHKYYLLNIRLPVSERNKINVGIGEIKDIRLVGIHQNGGFTKVWFAMKTFLTPSILIILVWYWRRITLMTRPPVLLEKVIFALGLCMTFINIPVEWFSVGFNWTWMLLFGDIRQGIFYAMLLSFWIIFCGEHLMDQMERNRFSIYWKQVGPIVFGSFCLFIFDMCERGVQLKNPFYSIWASDVGTELAMAFIIVAGICACLYFLFLCFMVFQVFRNISGKRSSLPAMSKARRLHYEGLIFRFKFLMLVTLTCAAMTVIFFIISQVNEGHWHWGDYTVQVNSAFFTGIYGMWNLYVFAIMFLYAPSHKRYGDEQSRGASGEDIQLTTTITHVDGPTEIYKMTGKEAQE; this comes from the exons ATGGCTGGGGCAATTATTGAAAACATGAGCACCAAAAAGTTGGTGATCGTGGGAGTGATTCTGCTTTTGTTCCAAGCGTTTTCTTTTATGGTCGGTGGCTTGATTG CTCCCAGCCCCACCACGGCAGTCCACTACCTGGCTACCAAATGTGTGGACGCGGTCAAACGTCACCAGAGTAGCAGGTGGCTCATGCCCTGGGGCCCTAACCAGTGCGACAAGATCCAGGACTTTGATGAGGCTATGTCCAAGAAGATCGAGGCCAACGACATCGTGTTTGCCGTCCACATCCCCCTGCCCAACAAGGAGATGAGCCCCTGGTTCCAGTTCATGCTGGTCATCTTGCAGTTTGACATCGCCTTCAAAATGTACAACCAGATAG AGGATGGAGCAGTGGCCACCATTGACGTAGGTGTGGCCTACAGGGATGACATGCTCGGTGAATGGACAGAGATGGCCCACTCCATAGAGCAAAGGAAGCTTAGCTGCAACTTCACCACCACCAAG ACGTATGAGAACGAAGGTCGCTACTACGAGTGTGACCTGCTGCCCTTCATGGAACTGGGCAACGTGGCCCACAAGTACTACCTGCTCAACATCCGCCTGCCCGTCAGCGAACGCAATAAGATCAACGTGGGCATTGGAGAGATCAAGGACATCCGTCTGGTG GGTATCCATCAGAACGGCGGTTTCACCAAGGTGTGGTTTGCCATGAAGACCTTCCTCACGCCCAGCATCCTCATCATCTTGGTGTGGTACTGGAGACGCATCACCCTCATGACACGACCCCCTGTGCTGTTGGAAAA GGTGATCTTTGCCCTGGGCTTGTGCATGACGTTCATCAACATCCCAGTGGAGTGGTTCTCTGTGGGGTTCAACTGGACCTGGATGCTGCTGTTCGGGGACATCCGGCAGGGCATCTTCTACGCCATGCTGCTCTCCTTCTGGATCATCTTCTGTGGAGAACATCTCATG GACCAGATGGAGAGGAACCGTTTCTCAATCTACTGGAAGCAGGTGGGACCCATTGTCTTCGGCTCCTTCTGCCTCTTCATCTTCGACATGTGTGAGAG GGGAGTCCAGTTGAAGAATCCTTTCTACAGTATTTGGGCTTCCGACGTGGGGACTGAGTTGGCT ATGGCGTTCATCATCGTGGCGGGGATCTGtgcctgtctctacttcctcttcctgtGCTTCATGGTGTTCCAAGTGTTCCGCAACATCAGTGGGAAGAGGTCCTCCCTGCCCGCCATGTCCAAGGCCAGACGCCTGCACTATGAG GGGCTCATCTTCCGGTTCAAGTTCCTCATGTTGGTCACTCTGACCTGCGCTGCCATGACTGTCATCTTCTTCATCATCAGTCAG gtgaaCGAGGGCCACTGGCACTGGGGAGACTACACGGTGCAGGTGAACAGTGCCTTCTTCACAGGGATCTACGGCATGTGGAACCTCTACGTGTTCGCCATCATGTTCCTGTATGCTCCCTCACACAAACGCTACGGAGACGAGCAGTCCAGGG GAGCCAGTGGGGAGGACATCCAGCTGACCACCACCATCACCCACGTGGACGGACCCACCGAGATCTACAAGATGACGGGCAAAGAGGCCCAAGAGTAG